The genomic segment aaattttacagaatgctttataCAATATAAAACAACACTCCTAACACATTACGCTTTCAAgtgtagtgttaatttagcttcgctacacttcggtacacttgttctcatttgcatacaacttccCACCTGGCTTCTTGAATTAGATGAAGAGTCTTTTCTGAATATTTATTGCAGGTATCCGACTTTGAATTAACTGATCAAGAAATGATCGATCTGAAGGCACTCAATCAAAACTGGCGTGTATATCCCCATGACTGGCCGGGGCTGAATAGCCAACACGGCAAACAAAGTCCCGTGGGCTACAAGTATTGCGGCTAagatacagacagagagacagacagacagacagacagacagacaggcaggcagatcATGAGTAGAGTGAATCTTAATTATTAACCAGCTATATATAAGtttattcaaactttattaAGCTTACATCGGTAAATGTTGCAttatttgtgtgtaaatgtCATGCGACACGTTTAGCATTTCTGATCGTGTCATCAGCCTGAGATGTTATTAATAAATGGTGGTTATTATCAGGTAGAAAGCGTATGTACTTAATAATCTGCATTCTCAGAACAAAACAGTAACTGATCAAGCTGGTATTGAAATCTGAATAATTCATGATTTAGCATTGCGTATAATGGCAATTATATGGCAATTAAAATTTCAGCGATAGGAAAACTCCATTATCAATGACGACACCAATAATCTCCCGGCGTTGTTACAAGGGTAACTTCGTATCGTTTGAAACGTTGGTTGCATTTTGATCCAACACCTGATCGGGCTGAGGCTGTTCAGGTTGTCTCTGCGGAGCGGGCCCAGGGAAGGACTTGACAGTTGGGATGGTCTGCGTCACAGTGTAGCCGCTTTGCATGGGATAGGCTGGAGGGCTTTGTACCGTTGGGAGTTGGTGAGAGACCGTGCAATCTGTTGACAGAGTGTGTCATGAAGTTATTCACTAAAGCTATGGATTAGTGGAACAAAAACCCTCAATGGATGCAATAATGCTCTGCTTTGAGGATCGACCACTGCGAGTTTCCACATGGAAACCCCCGCACACACATGcgcacataatatatatatataaaggttTGGAAGTAATTGAAGTTTCACTGTCTCAGTTTGTGAacattgattttaattttttgccaTTCAGTTGAcaaagggatggtggccattttgattttcaaacttGGTGAATGTTCTTtaatttctcttgtaccaaactttacGGGGTGTTTTATTTTGATTCGGTCAGAGAATGCTCGACAGTTTCCTGAAGGAAggattgagcaaaagttttcgTATTCTAGTTTCGACGGGCGTACTTTCTTAAATTGCCTTTCAAGAATTTTATCTGACATCGAACAAATACATACTGTGTTGACAAATTGGATAGTATGTATTTCTATGCGACTTTAGAGACGAAACAATAAACTGTATTTATtaaaaaacctgaaaaacaagtcattgaatATTACAGCTCATTGAGTCTCCAGTAATTACAGCGAAAACGGACTTCTCGAGTAATTACGTGTTACAATATTTAATACTTATCAAAAAACTCGACATGGATCGTTAAAATTGCTGTGCATGTGTCAGTGGAGTTCTCATTTTATGAGTGTTGCTAATTCCGCTGCACAGATGTGTAAATTTCAAAAGCGCTCATCTTAAGTCATTGTTTTAGTCTGACTTTAATTTCAGTTTACAAATCAGCTACAGTGCGATTTCTAGAATTGCGCTGTCGTCGTTATTGTGTGCCCTTgggcacagacaaatagaaagacagtaATTGTATTTGCCTGTGTCATGGGTCAGTATTAACGAAATAAAACCGTTGAGAAATAACATGACCACAGGGTTACGGACCTGTACGAATGAACAGTCGCCCGTGTGATTTATGTATAGACGCTGAAAACAAGGCTTCTATCTATATGTGCATATATACTCACTGTATGGATACATATTCTGTGTTGTAGACGGAATCAAGTAAACAGCGCCAGAAGGCTGATTTCCTTGAACTGCGTACATCACATTCGTGGCTGGTATCGCCCCTTCTTGCCCGGGTACATACACTACCTGTAAGCAATTAACGATGTGAGTGTcaatatttacaatgtaatgCTCGCTGACTTTAAATAGATTTTATTTTGTGCAAGGGAGGGGCAAACCACTACATGTTATCGAAATGCACTGTGGGTAAAAAGTCAACTTCTcaccacagcaagagtttgagatagTGATCTAATAAATACTTTGAACATTAAACACAATtgattttggataattggatggtgaagtaatgtcggtatAATCTGCAAAGGTAAGCTTatatgcttttctttttaagttatacgcttgtttttatgagtaatttgtaatattgcaactttcagccaCAGGGAAcctaacaaatttgaaaaatatgaagatccaataaTCCCAAATAGGTTCCAGTCGTGTTATTAAGGTAATCGCTGCCAGGACAAAAAGttctgtttttgttaaaaaaactaCCTAAAGTCATTCATCTTTCCATCTTTTCAGGCATTTCTGGTATTAATTTCATATATAACCTAAAACTTTACCTTTGCTTCTGAGATCGTATGTGTTTTACATGTCCAAatccgccatattgaaaatcAGGTCGACCACCTGAGACTTTTACGACTCACGTAGGTGGCAAAATTGTAATTAAGATAGATTGAATTGACCAGGCTATAGGTTTTTAAAATCACTCATAAAATAAACGTGACTACTTTCGAGACATCTAGCACTGCCataaaaaatgacgtcataagAGCACGAGATTTCCACATCATCATAACAATCTCCGTTAGCAGTTATTGTACTTTGAAGACCGTCAACAATAAACGAAATTAAGCTGTTTTACAAGACAGGTAAAGAAAAGGTCTAACATAATTAGCTTTCTCGGCATTGTATAATAGAGGTAGAATTCAAAACTATAATATGCACCCTCGAATCGATTTAGAGGCAGCTAATGGAGACGAAAGAAATTTGAATACTAACCTGTGGGGTCACTGTTTTACGACAACAGCGACAACAGCAACCAATACAACAGAGAACAGAATTGATGATAGCCAATAAAGCCGAGACAACAGACACGGATATCATGATGCCCTCTGCTGCCATACAATCATGTCGCTGTAAATCAaagaatcaaatcaaatcaaatcagatCTACAATATT from the Ptychodera flava strain L36383 chromosome 2, AS_Pfla_20210202, whole genome shotgun sequence genome contains:
- the LOC139152826 gene encoding uncharacterized protein encodes the protein MDWSFLRGDRCLRMFICIEKEQGNDYNIDGFIDNQRLYICLTLMVVNAVAIAEDQEDYDCVYNEITQRYDCYYLTRHDCMAAEGIMISVSVVSALLAIINSVLCCIGCCCRCCRKTVTPQVVYVPGQEGAIPATNVMYAVQGNQPSGAVYLIPSTTQNMYPYNCTVSHQLPTVQSPPAYPMQSGYTVTQTIPTVKSFPGPAPQRQPEQPQPDQVLDQNATNVSNDTKLPL